The following proteins come from a genomic window of Daphnia carinata strain CSIRO-1 chromosome 6, CSIRO_AGI_Dcar_HiC_V3, whole genome shotgun sequence:
- the LOC130690246 gene encoding rho-associated protein kinase 2-like — MEAVTDPDRRSRLLKLEERVFNPRDILNADCLLDAVQSMVYDSDHPTIRRMKNIEAFVNRYAKVADEISRLRVKVDDFLVIKVIGRGAFGQVQLVRHKSTKKVYAMKLLSKFEMIKRSDSAFFWEERDIMAHANSEWIVRLHFAFQDTKYLYMVMDYMPGGDLVNLMSNYDVPEKWAKFYCAEVVLALEAIHKMGFVHRDVKPDNMLLDALGHLKLADFGTCMKMDEDGLVRSDTAVGTPDYISPEVLKSQGGEGLYGRECDWWSVGVFLYEMLVGDTPFYAESLVGTYGKIMDHKNSLSFPDDVEISPAAKSLICSFLTDRTQRLGRNGVEEIRNHKFFFNDQWTFDTIRDCVPPVVPDLTGDDDTSNFDDVENDDVPEENFPVPKAFAGNHLPFVGFTYSKDYQLLTGGLRRASTNGGIDRVDGEAVGNDTGAQRKVPDLEEIVNKEKRHIAELEHKYTLTLHQLDLATTREEQLRNEGCELERNLALIKHELKEAQRRSENDAENRKKLEQNIAELKRKLDEEQNRRTRDNSNSQAVAERISSLEKQLMEANEKLKQEVDSHNKTKKQNAEFTVLASGREHTLLELQDKVVALQRARDALEAEAAALQAQLDQEKATRQQEADRQQEMETKRQALISELAQTKEKQDYNLAENKRLYEKIGEMEKRSANLELELKAMTSNYEREKRAHQETEQSRSGNQEEASAEVVKALQLKLQEEKASRQKAENQWQERERQISMLSVDYRQIQQQLNKLEGDHRQEVDKTKGLILQLERESQKRSLLQNDQSVLSAEMAILRSRERQLQRELEAARDVARSLEEELHKLRTTKSVDDLQMRELQDQLEAEQYFSTLYKTQVTELREEVDEKTKQVSELEDERASITHQLQLSLARADSEALARAIAEETVAEMEKEKTMKDLEIKDLVARHRADIINKEVALNSLRDREIELKKTFDLVTQENQELGGKLKSAQEELAQASTASVDEVERLRNKLKQEQLLKMQAVNKLAEIMNRRPVGRNPKKNEGGGADLRRKEKECRKLQQELTQEREKYNQVIAKSQKETQDLQSALYEENQLRIKLQMEVDSKDSEIEQLSQKLASASADTVSNISSGAENDSEEGVQDSWLEGWLFIPSKQNIRRHGWRKQYVVVSSKKIFFYNSESDKQNADPVLILDLNKVFHVRSVTQGDVIRADAKEIPRILQILYAGEGESRKPDESTPPPDLVGREEKPGTVNHKGHELVAISFHMPTTCEVCSKPLWHMFRPPPALECRRCRIKVHKEHLDKREEIIAPCKVHYDPNTAKEMLMLAGTLEEQQQWISRLSKKIQKFGYKANSAAMGGAEGARVSPRESTRSAYRPYVQQRSATLPPNSVQSGVRNSK, encoded by the exons ATGGAAGCTGTTACAGATCCAGATAGGAGGTCTCGTCTCCTTAAACTGGAAGAACGAGTTTTCAATCCTCGGGATATTCTTAATGCTGATTGCCTTCTT GATGCTGTGCAATCAATGGTGTATGATAGTGATCATCCAACTATTCGCCGCatgaaaaacattgaagcCTTTGTCAATCGCT aTGCCAAAGTTGCTGATGAGATAAGTAGGCTGAGAGTGAAGGTAGATGATTTCTTAGTCATCAAAGTCATAGGAAGAGGAGCTTTTGGTCAAGTTCAGTTAGTAAGACACAAATCAACCAAGAAAGTGTATGCTATGAAACTCCTTAGcaaatttgaaatg ATCAAAAGATCAGATTCAGCATTCTTCTGGGAAGAACGGGACATTATGGCCCATGCCAATTCAGAGTGGATAGTAAGACTTCACTTTGCCTTCCAAGATACAAAATATCTTTATATGGTTATGGACTACATGCCAG GCGGTGATTTGGTGAATCTCATGTCGAATTACGATGTTCCCGAAAAGTGGGCAAAGTTCTACTGTGCTGAGGTGGTTCTAGCCTTAGAAGCCATTCACAAAATGGGTTTCGTACATCGAGATGTCAAACCGGACAACATGCTGCTGGATGCTTTAGGCCACTTGAAGCTCGCTGATTTTGGCACTTGCATGAAAATGGACGAG GATGGACTCGTTCGATCAGACACCGCCGTCGGTACACCGGATTATATTTCACCCGAAGTCCTTAAGTCACAAGGAGGAGAAG GATTATACGGGCGAGAGTGTGATTGGTGGTCCGTTGGAGTTTTCCTATACGAAATGTTGGTGGGAGATACACCGTTCTACGCTGAGAGCTTAGTGGGAACCTATGGGAAGATCATGGATCACAAAAATTCTCTTTCGTTCCCTGATGACGTTGAAATCAGCCCTGCTGCTAAAAGCTTAATCTGCTCTTTCCTGACTGACAG GACGCAGCGCCTAGGACGTAATGGTGTTGAAGAGATTCGAAATCATAAATTCTTCTTCAATGATCAGTGGACTTTCGACACTATTCGAGACT GTGTCCCGCCGGTAGTACCGGATTTGACTGGTGATGACGATACAAGCAATTTTGATGACGTTGAGAACGACGACGTACCAGAAGAAAATTTTCCTGTTCCTAAAGCTTTCGCCGGAAATCATTTACCCTTTGTTGGGTTCACGTATTCAAAAGATTATCA ATTACTGACTGGAGGTCTAAGGCGAGCAAGCACCAACGGTGGAATAGATAGAGTAGACGGG GAAGCAGTGGGGAATGACACTGGCGCTCAGCGCAAAGTACCTGATTTGGAAGAGATCGTGAACAAGGAAAAGCGCCACATAGCTGAGCTAGAGCACAAATATACGTTGACGCTACATCAACTAGATTTAGCCACAACCCGTGAGGAGCAATTGCGAAACGAGGGCTGCGAGTTGGAACGAAATCTTGCCCTAATCAAACACGAGCTTAAAGaa GCACAGCGACGATCGGAAAATGATGcggaaaataggaaaaagcTGGAGCAGAATATCGCTGAGCTCAAGCGTAAATTGGATGAAGAACAGAATCGCCGAACACGTGATAATAGCAATTCACAAGCGGTTGCCGAACGTATCAGCTCGCTCGAAAAACAG TTGATGGAGGCCAATGAAAAGTTGAAACAAGAAGTTGACagccacaacaaaacgaaaaagcagAATGCCGAATTCACAGTACTAGCTTCCGGTCGAGAGCATACCTTACTAGAACTGCAGGATAAAGTGGTCGCATTACAACGAGCCAGAGATGCACTAGAAGCTGAGGCAGCCGCCCTTCAG GCCCAATTAGATCAGGAGAAAGCGACAAGACAGCAAGAAGCTGACCGCCAACAAGAAATGGAAACCAAACGTCAGGCACTGATAAGTGAGTTGGCgcaaaccaaagaaaaacaggattATAACCTTGCAGAAAACAAGCGGCTATATGAAAAGATCGGCGAAATGGAGAAACGTTCTGCAAATCTTGAGCTGGAACTGAAGGCTATGACGTCCAACtatgagagagaaaaacgtGCCCATCAGGAAACAGAGCAGAGTCGTTCCGGCAATCAAGAAGAGGCTAGTGCCGAAGTGGTCAAAGCGTTGCAGTTGAAATTGCAAGAGGAAAAAGCATCCCGGCAAAAGGCTGAGAATCAATGGCAAGAACGTGAACGTCAGATTTCGATGCTTTCGGTCGACTATCGGCAAATTCAACAGCAGCTCAATAAACTGGAAGGCGATCATCGTCAG GAAGTTGACAAAACCAAAGGACTAATTCTTCAACTCGAACGAGAGTCGCAAAAGCGGTCACTCCTACAGAACGACCAGAGCGTTCTGTCTGCCGAAATGGCCATTCTTCGAAGTCGGGAGCGCCAGCTACAGCGTGAGCTGGAAGCCGCTCGTGACGTTGCTCGTAGTTTGGAGGAAGAGCTGCATAAACTGCGAACCACAAAGTCAGTGGATGATTTGCAGATGCGCGAACTTCAAGATCAATTGGAAGCCGAGCAATACTTTTCCACCCTATACAAGACGCAAGTGACGGAACTGCGCGAAGAAGTTGATGAGAAAACTAAACAG gTTAGTGAACTGGAGGATGAACGAGCGAGCATCACTCACCAGCTCCAGTTATCTCTTGCCCGTGCGGATTCGGAAGCTTTAGCTAGAGCCATCGCAGAAGAGACTGTAGCCGAAATGGAGAAGGAAAAGACGATGAAAGATTTGGAAATTAAAG ATTTGGTGGCCAGACATCGAGCTGATATCATCAACAAAGAAGTGGCTCTCAATAGTCTGCGCGATCGTGAGATCGAGTTGAAGAAAACCTTCGACCTAGTCACGCAGGAGAACCAAGAGCTGGGCGGTAAACTGAAAAGCGCCCAGGAAGAACTCGCGCAGGCATCAACGGCCTCGGTAGACGAGGTGGAGCGGTTACGGAACAAACTTAAGCAAGAACAGCTGCTCAAGATGCAAGCTGTCAACAAACTCGCCGAAATCATGAATCGTCGCCCTGTGGGCCGCAAtccgaagaaaaatgaaggtgGTGGAGCTGATTTGCgacgcaaagaaaaagagtgtcGTAAGCTGCAACAAGAACTCACTCAGGAACGTGAAAAATATAATCAAGTCATAGCCAAATCGCAGAAAGAAACACAG GATTTGCAATCGGCACTTTATGAAGAGAATCAGCTCCGAATCAAACTGCAAATGGAGGTAGACAGCAAGGATTCTGAAATCGAACAGCTGTCTCAGAAGTTGGCTTCGGCATCAGCTGATACCGTCTCAAATATTAGTAGCGGAGCAGAGAACGATTCAGAAGAGGGAGTTCAA GATTCTTGGTTAGAAGGCTGGCTTTTTATcccttcaaaacaaaatattcgcCGTCATGGTTGGCGAAAACAGTACGTGGTCGTGTCGTCCAAgaagattttcttttataattcAGAGAGTGATAAGCAGAACGCCGATCCCGTTCTCATCCTAGACTTGAACAAAGTCTTCCACGTCCGTTCTGTTACACAGGGCGATGTCATACGCGCTGATGCCAAAGAGATTCCCCGTATTTTGCAGATTCTCTACGCCGGCGAAG GTGAATCACGCAAACCAGACGAGAGCACCCCACCACCCGATTTGGTCGGTCGTGAAGAAAAACCCGGTACCGTCAACCATAAAGGTCACGAATTAGTGGCCATCAGTTTCCACATGCCGACCACATGTGAAGTGTGCTCTAAACCATTGTGGCACATGTTCCGACCTCCGCCGGCCTTGGAATGCCGCCGGTGTCGTATCAAAG TTCACAAAGAACATTTGGATAAGCGCGAGGAAATCATCGCACCTTGCAAGGTCCACTACGATC
- the LOC130690239 gene encoding cytospin-A-like → MMKFKSLFRRKASPTGNEANSAISPSASSISHSSSSSSLAARSASPPVQSNGHGAELVDANMSLGSPPITITSRIRSSTDPNLLSPRTEALPPVPGPSTSDCLMFIEHQDETPNCSNYPIHAINRDVIRNIAGTDVKEDADYAGATMRDLIETGAVGWERQSRQSSGSEVSGVSLACLQGRIQQMEETHHSTNEELQATLQELADLQVQLNEFQAENDKLKDDKQSLKRKLEIRTEQFKQARDQMESLKQHLLLQCNEAEDERKALQAKQMDLAKMLAAQQAEATEREQHVTWLTSRVRHLEACIDEGDSKLHSELSKLMKENEKLRQDKESTEGTAITAQDQLAAAQRDNTLLRDQISALQEENRTIRQKSKEEVADLEYKVEQLLAKKQSLIVETSTLHAAVAELESACRRHLEDKREMRTTAADQQVKLADALARRDELERLLTDERAKWEAQQEEWQQFQKDLLTTVRVANDFKLETLAKMEKVVEENRLLHEKLGAISRSEKFGSPETRAAAPVKPRVLRSFSTLDSSSTTLSSNLLNDIKPRAVATRVDKGSVKRIVENLEVTASNIRTKPTGEATEPASPSLATSPSPPVATVRPRSEPIRPTQLHRTESEVFLRSPARPTETRSSLNDVPTYNTTSSSSIKTASPPSTGLRSSVLSASDIQPCESSAGSFSNQPSDRKDPLAGLVKNGGSKRNALLKWCQTRTADYPNIDITNFSSSWNDGLALCALLHTYLPQQVPFESLNSSDVRHNFQVAFRASESVGIPTSLDIEELASSDRPDWQSIMTYITAIYKHFEI, encoded by the exons ATGATGAAGTTTAAGTCGCTTTTCCGTCGAAAAGCGTCGCCCACGGGCAATGAAGCTAACTCGGCCATCAGCCCATCGGCCTCTTCCATATCGCAttcgtcttcatcttcgtcgCTTGCTGCCCGTTCAGCAAGTCCTCCTGTTCAATCCAATGGCCATGGGGCTGAATTGGTTGATGCTAACATGTCTCTTGGGAGTCCACCCATTACAATTACATCTAGGATTAGATCGTCCACTGACCCAAATCTTCTTTCGCCAAGAACTGAAGCTCTACCACCTGTACCAGGGCCGTCAACCTCAGACTGTCTAATGTTTATAGAGCACCAGGATGAAACACCAAACTGTTCCAACTATCCAATTCATGCCATCAATCGAGATGTCATCCGTAATATTGCAGGAACGGATGTCAAAGAAGATGCTGATTATGCTGGAGCAACAATGAGAGACTTGATAGAAACTGGAGCAGTTGGATGGGAACGTCAATCCAGGCAGAGCAGTGGAAGTGAAGTTTCTGGAGTGAGTCTGGCTTGTCTTCAGGGACGAATCCAGCAAATGGAAGAAACACACCACAGTACCAATGAAGAATTGCAGGCCACACTTCAGGAGCTTGCTGACCTCCAAGTCCAGCTCAATGAGTTTCAAGCAGAAAATGACAAGCTCAAGGATGACAAgcaatctttaaaaagaaaattagaaattaGAACTGAACAGTTCAAGCAAGCTAGAGATCAG ATGGAATCCCTGAAACAACATTTACTGCTTCAGTGCAATGAGGCCGAGGACGAGCGCAAAGCTCTTCAAGCCAAGCAGATGGATTTGGCCAAGATGCTGGCTGCACAACAAGCTGAAGCAACAGAACGGGAACAACACGTCACATGGCTGACATCTCga GTTCGACATTTAGAAGCTTGCATTGACGAAGGCGATTCCAAACTCCATTCGGAACTAAGCAagttaatgaaagaaaatgaaaaattaaggCAAGATAAGGAGTCGACTGAAGGCACAGCTATTACTGCCCAGGATCAATTGGCTGCTGCCCAACGTGACAATACCCTTCTAAGAGACCAGATATCTGCTTTGCAGGAAGAAAACCGAACAATTCGacagaaatcaaaagaagaggTAGCGGATCTGGAGTATAAAGTTGAACAACTGCTagctaaaaaacaaagtcTGATCGTTGAGACATCGACGCTTCATGCGGCTGTCGCCGAATTGGAGTCGGCATGCCGTCGCCATCTGGAAGACAAGCGGGAAATGCGCACAACCGCAGCCGACCAGCAAGTTAAGTTGGCAGATGCCCTGGCTCGCCGAGACGAACTCGAGAGGCTATTGACGGACGAAAGAGCCAAATGGGAAGCACAACAAGAAGAGTggcaacaatttcaaaaagattTGCTCACAACAGTTCGAGTGGCCAATGACTTCAAACTCGAAACTCTCGCCAAAATGGAGAAGGTGGTGGAGGAAAACAGATTGCTTCATGAGAAGCTTGGAGCAATCTCTCGGTCAGAAAAATTTGGCTCCCCTGAAACACGAGCGGCCGCTCCAGTCAAGCCTCGTGTCTTACGCTCATTCTCTACCCTGGATTCGAGCTCAACAACATTATCCAGCAATCTGTTGAATGATATCAAACCACGCGCCGTGGCTACACGCGTTGATAAAGGTTCAGTAAAGCGCATTGTTGAAAATTTGGAGGTAACTGCCTCGAACATTCGGACAAAACCTACCGGCGAAGCAACAGAGCCAGCTTCTCCATCATTAGCGACTTCACCGTCACCTCCTGTAGCTACTGTGCGACCCCGATCCGAGCCGATCCGACCAACCCAGTTGCATCGTACTGAGAGTGAGGTGTTTCTCCGCTCTCCAGCTAGGCCCACGGAGACACGCTCTTCGTTAAATGACGTACCAACCTACAATACTACAAGCAGCAGCTCAATCAAAACGGCATCACCACCTTCAACAGGTTTACGATCCAGTGTGCTATCAGCCTCAGATATACAGCCTTGCGAATCTTCAGCTGGATCGTTCTCCAACCAACCGTCGGATCGCAAGGATCCTCTAGCTGGCTTGGTCAAAAATGGGGGCTCTAAGCGAAACGCCCTGCTGAAATGGTGCCAAACTCGAACCGCCGACTACCCCAATATCGACATAACCAACTTTAGTAGTTCTTGGAACGATGGATTGGCCCTATGTGCTTTGCTGCACACTTACTTACCGCAACAAGTGCCATTTGAATCTCTTAACTCTTCAGACGTCCGACACAACTTCCAAGTGGCCTTCCGTGCATCCGAATCCGTTGGTATCCCCACTTCGCTGGACATTGAAGAGCTGGCCTCTTCCGACAGGCCTGATTGGCAGTCCATCATGACTTATATCACCGCTATAtacaaacattttgaaatttga